The window ATCGTGAGCCCTAGGAGCACGAGCAGCCCCTTCACCAATGTGATGGCGCGCGTATCCTGCAGCATCACATAGAGTTTGTAAAGAATCAATGCCACGATTAGGATGTCAAGAACGTCCAACAAGCTGATCGTCGACAAGATTCCTTGAAAGTGAATCGGAATATGGAACGGCATAAACAAAACCCCTAGAAAAGCATCCCATCATAGTTGAACATAAAACCTATTTCTTCTCGTGTGCAGGGAAATCCTTTCGAGAAAACGAATTTGCCCAAAAGACCCATTTCAAACCAAGGTGCACAGTGCACACGGTAGATTCTCCAAAATATCGGAGGCGATGAGTCCATAGCCCTTCTCCTTCGCCGCCAGATCTCCGGCAAGACCATGGATGTAGACACCTGCGAGCGGCGCAAGCCCCGCCGCCGTCTGCTTCATAAGCCCGGCAATCGCACCTGCAAGCACATCACCCGCACCTGCCGTCGCCATACCCGAATTGCCCTTCGACGTGAGGAAGACCTGTCCGTCGGGATAGACGATGATCGTGCATTCGCTCTTGACGACGAACACGGCATGATACTCGCGTGCGGCTTCACGAGTCATGTCAAGAAGCGACGTGCGCAGATCGCTGACAGCGAGTCCCAAAAGGTGTGCCATCTCGCCGAGATGCGGCGTCAAGATCGGCACGAATGCGAAACCCTTGAACGCGTCCGTCTTGCCGCAAAATGCGTAAATGGCATCGGCATCCAGAATCAAAGGCTTCTTGACGGCGGCGCAGAAATCCTGCACGAACTTCTGCGTCTCCTGCGCCCTTCCAAGTCCCGGACCGATCAGCACGGCATCGAAGCCTTCCGCCAGCGCCAGCGCCTCGCCGAGCGCCGCGATGTCAATCGCACCCTCGTCCGTCTCGGGAAGAGGTTTCGTCATGACCTCGGTCAATTTTCCCGCCATCATCTCCTGAAGACTTCTCGGCAAAGCCAACACAGCAACGCCCGCGCCGCTTCTGAGAACGGCAGAAGCGGCAAGCGCCGCCGCGCCTGTCATGCCGCGCGAACCCGCAATGACGAGGATGCGTCCGCAAGAACCCTTGTGCGCATCGAGCGGACGCGGCAGCAGGACCGGCGCTACCGTCACATCATCAAGGTAGGTCTGGCGGATCGTATCGTCTTCGAGCAAGACTTTCGGTATGCCGATGTCATCGACGAGCAGTTTTCCCGTCGCCGTTTCGCCGGCGCCAATCATATGCCCGAACTTCGGCAGCCCGAAGGTCACAGTGAGATCCGCGCGAATCGCCTCGGGAGAAGCGTTCCCCGTATCTGCCTCGACACCCGTCGGAATGTCGACGGCGATGACCGGCTTGCCGTGACCATTGACCATGCGCACGACACGCGCGGCCGCGTCGCGCAGATTGCCCTTGAATCCCGTGCCCAGGATGCCGTCGACAACTCCATCGACGAAGCGCAAAGTCACTTGCAGTTTGTCCCAATCGCGCTCCGTTTCGAGAACATGTACGACGACGCCCATCTTGATGATGATGTCACGGTTGAGCGCCGCACTCTTCGTCAGATGCGCAGGACTGCCCACGAGGAATATGCTGATCTGCGCACCATGGTTCATCAGATGCCGCGCAGCGACGAAAGCATCGCCGCCATTGTTGCCGCTTCCCGCGAGCACACAGATCCGCTTGCCCGAAACGCCGCCTAGGTATTCCTCAAAAGCAGCGGCGACTTCGCGTCCCGCATTCTCCATCAGCAGAATCTCCGGTACGCCGTATTCCTCGATAGCTCTTTTATCGATCTTCTTCATCTCATCTGCCAAAGCGATCTTCATGCTTCTCCCCCTCCAGAATACATTGTGCGACGGCATATTCCCTGGCGTGACTCAAGGAAAGATGTATGCGGCGCACGCCCCTCTCCTCTGCGAGCGTCGCAAAGAACCCGAAAAGATGTACCTCGGGTGCGCCGAGCGCATCGGGCACGATCTCAACATCCAGCAACGTTCCTCGGCGCAATCCCGTACCAAACGCCTTCAAGACGGCCTCCTTACCAGCCCAGCGCGCTGCATACGACGCCTCACGACCCGCACCGCGTCCATCACAGTAAGCTCGTTCCTCCTGCGTGAAAACGCGTGCAAGGAATGCCTCTCTCCCCATCGCTTTTTTCATACGCTCGATCTCGATGATGTCCGTGCCGACTCCCAAAACCATCGCATCACCCCAGCTCACAATCCCCGCCCATCGCCAAACTGCACGGCGAGTCAGACGTTCCACAAGAAAAGCCGGCTTTATGCGGAAAGAGATAAAGCCGGCTTTCATCCACTATTCTACTGTTCCTGCCGCGCAGGTGCAGGCGCCTGCGGCTGCTCCACATTGCCGGGCGCCGTCGGGCGCATCGGCGTGATGACGGGATTCATGCCGCCGCCCGAAAGGTTGGGCGAAATGTCGGGCAGTTCAGGTTTTGCCGTCAGTGTTTCCGTCGATGAACTGTCGGGATTGAACTGGTACGTCCTGGCAATCAGAACCTCGACGCGACGGTTCTGTGACCTGCCCTCGTCCGTCTTGTTATCCGCGATCGGACGATATTCGCTATAGCCGATGGAACTGAAGCGTGCCGGATTGAGCGACGCATTGCTCGCAAAAAGGAATTTCATGAAATTCAGGGCGCGCTGTGAACTCAGTTCCCAGTTCGACGGGTAGCGCGCCGTAGAAATCGGCACATTATCCGTATGCCCCGAGATGACGACGCGCTCGGGAATCTTCGCGAGAAGGCCTGCGACGACAGGGCCGATCTTCTGCGCCTCACCTACGAGTTCCGCCGAGCCCGAGGGGAAAAGCGCCTTTTCCTTGATGCGGATCATCAAGCCGTCATCGGTCATCGTCGTGTTCAGCTCACCTTGCAGGCCGTTCTGCTTGATGTAATTATCAAGTTCCTTCTGCACCTCTTCCAAAGCCTTCGCTTCTTGAATGTAGGCGCTGTTACCCTTGTCTTCCGTCGCCATGCGTTCGGCATGGCGGCTTTCGCTCGGCCCCATCTGACTGAAGAACGAAGGCCCGCCCGTATTGAAAGCCGCTGTGAACGCCTGCGCCATCTGCGCCATCTTGGCCGAGTCCGTAGCGGACATGGCATAGAGGGCGATGAACGTGGCAAGGAGCAGCGTCATGAGGTCGGAGTAAGGCAGAAGCCAAGCCTCGCCCGCTTCTTCTTCATGCGGTGCATGCCGCTTCTTTCTTGCCATGCCTTACGCCTCCTTCTTCAGTAGATCGCGCTCCGACTGCGGAATGAAGACCATGAGCTTCGCCTCGATGGCCGTCGGTGAATCACCTGCCTGCAGAGACAGGATGCCCTCGACGATCATTCGCTTCTGACCTATCTCAGAATCTGACATGATCTTGAGTTTATTTGCCCACGGAAGCCAGAGAACGTACGCCGTATAGATACCGAGGATCGTAGCGACAAACGCGGCCGCGATGGCGTGACCGACGACGTTAACATCCGACAGGTTGCTCAGAGCTGCGATCAGACCGATAACGGCACCAAGAACACCGAGCGTAGGCGCGTAGGTACCGGCCTGCATGAGCATCAGACGCCCCAGGGAGTGACGCTCCTGCATGACAGAAATCTCAGCGTCGAGAACGTCGCTGACAAAGTCCGGATCCATGCCGTCGATGACCATGCTAAGCCCCGTTTTGAAGAACGGATCGGAGATGTCCTCGACGCGGCTCTCCAATGCCAAGATACCTTCACGACGCGCAATCTGCGAAAGCTCGATAAAAAGCTGCAGAAGCTCACCCTTCTGATGCGAAGGCGGCGCCTGGAAAGTCATCTTGATCAACTTCGGCAGCATCTTCATCTCATCCATGCGGAAAGCCGTGAAAAGACAGGCAAACGTGCCGAGGATGATGATCATGAATGCCGCCGGATTGTTCAATGAACTGATTGGCGCGCCCTTCAGAACCATACCGCCGAAAATGGCGATGAGTCCCGACAACAGTCCGATTAGCGTTGATTTTTCCAAAAAAATCCCCCTCTTCCCTAATGGCAGAGACGCAGGGCGTCTCCTGCAACGCCGTCTGCCCACTTGCATCCAGCACCCGCAAACGATGCAGATGATTTTTGCGGCGTCTTCATCCTTGCTTGCGACCGACGGAATACGTCGGATAGAGCATCTTGGCTGCCCTTCCTCTCGCACGAAGCCCGCTCGACCTGTGCAGGTCATGACCGTCAAAACTTCATGGCAAAAGTGCAGAGCACAATCCACTGCTTAATATATATCGAAATAAATGCAAAAAAAATTCATGACTGGCTAAAGGACTTTGCCACTATTTTTCTTTGAACTTCCATCCTCGCGAATCTCAAGCCGGTACTTTAGGAAATGCTGATAAATGAAGTCGTCCAGAGGTATGAAGATGCAGGACAGAATTTATCAGTGATTCCTTTACAGTGTACACTAGATTGGTGTCGCTGTAAAGGAACATTTTCAAAAAAATTACATCTGTTTTTAATCATAAAAAATAAATTTTTCTTATTGTATCATAGATGATTTTGAAGTATGATAGATTTAACGAAAATAATTCATTTTTATGGACGACAGGGAATGGGTGGCGATCAAGCATGGAACTAAGACAACTCGAATACTTTCAAATGGCAAGCCGACTGAAAAACATCACGCGCGCCGCTGAAAGGCTTCGCGTATCACAGCCGAACATCACCGTCGCGATCAAGAAGCTTGAGGCGGAACTTGGCATCCAGCTCTTTGACCGCAGTCAGAAGCAGCTGTCTCTGACGCCCGAGGGCGCTGTATTTCTGACCCGCATTGAGCTTGCGCTGCGCAATATCCAGGACGCCGTGCTCGAAGTCAACGATTACAAACAGCTGCAGAAAGGCACGATCAAGATCGGCATCCCGTCGATGATCGGCGCCTACCTCTTCCCCAAGATTTTCTCCAGCTTCCAAAAGAAATACTCGCATCTCGACGTCTATCTCTACGAAGAAGGCTCGATGCGCATCCGCGAGCAGCTCGAGCGCGATGAGCTGGACTTTGGCATCGTCATCCTCTCCAATGCAGCGGCGAGCCTACAGACGCTTCCCATGGCGAAGAGCCAGATCGTCGCGTGCCTGCCCGAGCAGCACCCACTTGCCAAAAAAAAGGCCATCTCCCTGCACGACATCGAAGACGTGAACCTCATCATGCTCAAGGACGGTTCCTTCCTGCGAAAGCTCCTGCTCGACACCTTCAAGCAGGAAAGCATCACGCCCGACATCGTGCTCGAATCGAATCAGATCGAGACCATCAAGGGGCTGATCGCGAGCGGTGCAGGCATCGCCTTCCTGCTCGACTTCATCGTCGAGGAGACGCCCGGGATCGTGACGCTGCCCTTTGACAAGCCCGTCTTCGTCGACGTCGGGCTTGCCTGGAAGAAGGATCGTTACGTTTCCAAGGCCGCGCAGGCTTTCATCGACTTCTGCCAGAACACGCTGAAAAAAGAAAAATGATGTGCTTTCAGACGGCCGCTCCGAAGAGGGCGGTCTTTTTTTCAAAAATTTTATGGGAATTTACGGGAAATGTGCTACAATGGTAGCCGTAAACTCTGACGGACTCGAACTGTATCCGCCCACCTTGCATGAAGCAACAGGAGGAATCACCATGGCTTACATCAACGAAAACTATCTGAAACTCGCCGGCAGCTATCTCTTCCGCGAGATCGCACACCGCGTCGCTGACTATAAGGAAAAGAATCCCGCAGCCGACGTCATCTCGCTCGGCATCGGCGACGTGACGCAGCCCCTGCCGCCC of the Selenomonas sputigena genome contains:
- the motA gene encoding flagellar motor stator protein MotA; the protein is MEKSTLIGLLSGLIAIFGGMVLKGAPISSLNNPAAFMIIILGTFACLFTAFRMDEMKMLPKLIKMTFQAPPSHQKGELLQLFIELSQIARREGILALESRVEDISDPFFKTGLSMVIDGMDPDFVSDVLDAEISVMQERHSLGRLMLMQAGTYAPTLGVLGAVIGLIAALSNLSDVNVVGHAIAAAFVATILGIYTAYVLWLPWANKLKIMSDSEIGQKRMIVEGILSLQAGDSPTAIEAKLMVFIPQSERDLLKKEA
- a CDS encoding flagellar motor protein MotB → MARKKRHAPHEEEAGEAWLLPYSDLMTLLLATFIALYAMSATDSAKMAQMAQAFTAAFNTGGPSFFSQMGPSESRHAERMATEDKGNSAYIQEAKALEEVQKELDNYIKQNGLQGELNTTMTDDGLMIRIKEKALFPSGSAELVGEAQKIGPVVAGLLAKIPERVVISGHTDNVPISTARYPSNWELSSQRALNFMKFLFASNASLNPARFSSIGYSEYRPIADNKTDEGRSQNRRVEVLIARTYQFNPDSSSTETLTAKPELPDISPNLSGGGMNPVITPMRPTAPGNVEQPQAPAPARQEQ
- the acpS gene encoding holo-ACP synthase, which encodes MVLGVGTDIIEIERMKKAMGREAFLARVFTQEERAYCDGRGAGREASYAARWAGKEAVLKAFGTGLRRGTLLDVEIVPDALGAPEVHLFGFFATLAEERGVRRIHLSLSHAREYAVAQCILEGEKHEDRFGR
- a CDS encoding LysR family transcriptional regulator, which translates into the protein MELRQLEYFQMASRLKNITRAAERLRVSQPNITVAIKKLEAELGIQLFDRSQKQLSLTPEGAVFLTRIELALRNIQDAVLEVNDYKQLQKGTIKIGIPSMIGAYLFPKIFSSFQKKYSHLDVYLYEEGSMRIREQLERDELDFGIVILSNAAASLQTLPMAKSQIVACLPEQHPLAKKKAISLHDIEDVNLIMLKDGSFLRKLLLDTFKQESITPDIVLESNQIETIKGLIASGAGIAFLLDFIVEETPGIVTLPFDKPVFVDVGLAWKKDRYVSKAAQAFIDFCQNTLKKEK
- a CDS encoding NAD(P)H-hydrate dehydratase, with amino-acid sequence MKIALADEMKKIDKRAIEEYGVPEILLMENAGREVAAAFEEYLGGVSGKRICVLAGSGNNGGDAFVAARHLMNHGAQISIFLVGSPAHLTKSAALNRDIIIKMGVVVHVLETERDWDKLQVTLRFVDGVVDGILGTGFKGNLRDAAARVVRMVNGHGKPVIAVDIPTGVEADTGNASPEAIRADLTVTFGLPKFGHMIGAGETATGKLLVDDIGIPKVLLEDDTIRQTYLDDVTVAPVLLPRPLDAHKGSCGRILVIAGSRGMTGAAALAASAVLRSGAGVAVLALPRSLQEMMAGKLTEVMTKPLPETDEGAIDIAALGEALALAEGFDAVLIGPGLGRAQETQKFVQDFCAAVKKPLILDADAIYAFCGKTDAFKGFAFVPILTPHLGEMAHLLGLAVSDLRTSLLDMTREAAREYHAVFVVKSECTIIVYPDGQVFLTSKGNSGMATAGAGDVLAGAIAGLMKQTAAGLAPLAGVYIHGLAGDLAAKEKGYGLIASDILENLPCALCTLV